ACAGTTTGGCTGACCAGGTTTTGATATATGTATGCAATAGTAAAAACAGGTGGAAAGCAGTATAAAGCCGAACCAGGAAGATTATTAAAAGTAGAAAAATTATGTGCAAATGAAGGTGAAACAGTAGAATTACCAGCAATCTGTGTAAGATTGGATAATGGTGAGTTAAAAACAGAGGGAAAAGTTAAGGCAACTGTTATTAAACACGATAAACATAAAAAAATATTAGTTTTTAAGTATAAAAGAAAGAAAAACTATAAAAGATTAAAAGGTCATAGACAACCTTACACATTAATTAAAGTTGAAGAAATTGTTTAAGGAGGAGTAAAAGATGGCATCAAAAGCAAGTGGTGGTTCAACACGTAACGGTCGCGATAGTATATCTAAACGCCTTGGAGTAAAGAGATACGACGGTCAAGTTGTTAGAGCCGGAAACATTTTAGTTAGACAAAGAGGTACAAAAATATATCCGGGTAAAAACGTAGGAATGGGTAAGGATTATACTCTCTTTGCGTTAATCGATGGAAAAGTCAAATTTGAAACATCGAAAGGAAA
This DNA window, taken from Sulfurihydrogenibium sp., encodes the following:
- the rplU gene encoding 50S ribosomal protein L21; protein product: MYAIVKTGGKQYKAEPGRLLKVEKLCANEGETVELPAICVRLDNGELKTEGKVKATVIKHDKHKKILVFKYKRKKNYKRLKGHRQPYTLIKVEEIV
- the rpmA gene encoding 50S ribosomal protein L27 is translated as MASKASGGSTRNGRDSISKRLGVKRYDGQVVRAGNILVRQRGTKIYPGKNVGMGKDYTLFALIDGKVKFETSKGKKVVSVYPVEA